One Gadus chalcogrammus isolate NIFS_2021 chromosome 4, NIFS_Gcha_1.0, whole genome shotgun sequence DNA segment encodes these proteins:
- the prkaa1 gene encoding 5'-AMP-activated protein kinase catalytic subunit alpha-1: MATTDKTKHEGRVKIGHYILGDTLGVGTFGKVKVGQHELTKHQVAVKILNRQKIRSLDVVGKIRREIQNLKLFRHPHIIKLYQVISTPTDIFMVMEYVSGGELFDYICKNGKLEEKESRRLFQQIISAVDYCHRHMVVHRDLKPENVLLDAQMNAKIADFGLSNMMSDGEFLRTSCGSPNYAAPEVISGRLYAGPEVDIWSSGVILYALLCGTLPFDDDHVPTLFKKICDGVFFTPQYLNPAVISLLKHMLQVDPMKRATIKEIREDEWFKEELPKYLFPEDPSYSNNMIDDDALKEVCEKLKCTEEEVLTCLYSRDHQDPLAVAYHLIIDNRRIMSEAKDFYLASSPPDSFLDDQHLTSSGALASSSYYSSSSSAAAASPGAPILKPHPERVPFLLAETPPRPRHTLDELNPQKSKHQGVRRAKWHLGIRSQSRPNDIMSEVCRAMKQLDYEWKVVNPYYLRVKRKNPVTSMQTKMSLQLYQVDSRTYLLDFRSIDDDMLETKSGTTTPHRSGSVGNCRVALKSEGDGADGKGEAPPTTLVTTTTTTSSTARPPGDGSLAASSLTSSVDSVGGGDATTYPRPGSHTIEFFEMCANLIKLLAR; encoded by the exons TTGGCCAGCATGAGCTGACGAAGCATCAAGTTGCCGTGAAGATCTTGAACAGACAGAAGATCCGGAGTCTGGACGTTGTGGGCAAGATCCGCCGGGAGATCCAGAACCTCAAGCTCTTCAGGCACCCTCACATAATCAAACT gtATCAAGTTATCAGCACACCTACAGACATCTTCATGGTGATGGAGTATGTATCAGGAGGGGAGCTATTTGACTACATCTGCAAGAATGGAAAG ctggaggagaaggagagccgGCGGTTGTTTCAGCAGATCATCTCGGCGGTGGACTACTGCCACAGACACATGGTGGTGCACAGAGACCTCAAGCCGGAGAACGTCCTCCTGGACGCCCAGATGAACGCCAAGATCGCAGACTTCG GTTTGTCAAACATGATGTCAGACGGAGAGTTCCTGAGAACCAGCTGTGGTTCTCCAAACTATGCGGCCCCAGAGGTCATCTCAGGGAG gctgtaCGCGGGCCCCGAAGTGGACATCTGGAGCAGCGGGGTGATCTTGTACGCCCTGCTGTGTGGGACGCTGCCCTTCGACGACGACCACGTGCCAACGCTCTTCAAGAAGATCTGCGACGGGGTCTTCTTCACGCCCCAGTACCTGAACCCCGCGGTCATCAGCCTCCTCAAACACATGCTGCAGGTGGACCCCATGAAGAGAGCCACCATCAAGGAGATCCG GGAGGACGAGTGGTTCAAGGAGGAGCTGCCCAAGTACCTGTTCCCCGAGGACCCGTCCTACAGCAACAACATGATCGACGACGATGCGCTGAAGGAGGTGTGTGAGAAGCTCAAGTGCaccgaggaggaggtgctgaccTGTCTGTACAGCCGCGACCACCAGGACCCCCTGGCCGTGGCCTACCACCTCATCATCGACAACCGCCGCATCATGAGCGAGGCCAAGGACTTCTACCTGGCCTCCAGCCCCCCGGACTCCTTCCTGGACGACCAGCACCTGACGTCCTCCGGGgccctggcctcctcctcctactactcctcttcctcctccgcggCCGCCGCCTCCCCCGGCGCCCCCATCCTCAAGCCCCACCCCGAACGCGTGCCATTCCTGCTGGCGGAGACGCCACCGCGGCCCCGCCACACCCTGGACGAGCTGAACCCCCAGAAGTCCAAGCACCAGGGCGTGCGGCGGGCCAAGTGGCACCTGGGCATCCGTAGCCAGAGCCGGCCCAACGACATCATGTCGGAGGTCTGCCGCGCCATGAAGCAGCTGGACTACGAGTGGAAG GTGGTGAACCCCTACTACCTGAGAGTGAAGCGGAAGAACCCCGTCACGTCCATGCAAACCAAGATGAGCCTTCAGCTCTACCAGGTGGACAGTAGAACCTACCTCCTCGACTTCCGTAGCATAGACG ACGACATGCTGGAGACTAAATCCGGGACCACCACGCCCCACCGCTCAGGCTCCGTGGGAAACTGCCGCGTCGCCCTGAAGAGCGAGGGCGACGGGGCCGACGGGAAGGGGGaagcccctcccaccaccctggtcaccaccaccaccaccacctcctccaccgccaggCCCCCTGGGGACGGGTCGCTTGCGGCCTCATCGCTGACCTCGTCGGTTGACTCCGTGGGGGGCGGTGATGCCACGACGTATCCGCGGCCCGGAAGCCACACCATAGAGTTCTTTGAGATGTGCGCCAACCTTATCAAACTGCTTGCGCGATAG